TTACCAGATACAGAGTATTCTGATTTCCTCATTCTTGTTTCAATCTGGCTGGTTTATATTTTTTTCGAGGAATTTGGCCACTTCATCTAAGCTGCTGAAGTAATGGCCACGGCTGTTTACAAATCGCCGTCCCTGCCCCACGGGAGTCTGGTTCTCTGTGGCCCCACTTCCTGTCAGCCCGGCCAGGCGGGCACAGGGTTGTCGATTTTGTGCGGAAATCGACGCTCGGCTTGCTGTTTTTCACTATTGCTTGCTGTCTGCTCTCCTCCATGTCGTCTCCTTCATTCTGGTGACTCAGTTTACCCtgccctcttcctttcctgcctcgTCGAGTGGAGCCCTGGGTAGTGAATGTCAGGCCTCCCTGTTTTTCCCACAGAAGCGTTTGCTACTATGAATGTTCCtctgagccctgcatcccaaAAATATGCTGTTTCCTTTCTCATCGTGTTTAAGACGTTTTCCAGATTCCCTCATGACGTCTTTTTAGACCCATGAGTCATTTAGAAGTGTGCGGTTTCACCTCCGGGTACTTGTGGTTTCCCTAGTTTCCTCACTGCTATTAATTGTTAATAGGACTTCATGGAAGTCAGGCCACATGCTCTGGATGATCACAACCCTCTTGACCCGATCGAGGTTTGTTTCGTGGTGCGCACGTCATCCGCCACGGCGAGCAGACCGCGGGTACGGGGCACGAACGAGCGTCGTCAGTCACCGGGTGCGATGGTCCAGGAAGAGCATTTGTGGGGAATCGACTCATACCATCGTTCAGATCTCCTATTTCTCTACCGATTTCTCGCCCAGCTGCCCCAGCAACTGCCAAGAGAGGGGAGTTTCAATCGCCAGCCGTGGTTTTGGAGTTGTCCATCTTTCCCTTTACTTGTGTCCCTTTTTGCCTCCTATATTTTGAATCTTTTCTTGGGCCGCACACGTGTGCGCTCACAGTGTCTTCCCGTGAGCCACGCCGACATCGCCGTAACACGGGCCTCTTCAACTCTTCCCCTCGAAGCCCTTCTTCCCTGGTATCGGGGTGGCTGCCACGGCCTTCCTGGGCCCCCGTCTCCATCAACGTCCAGAGGCCCTGCAACTCCGCACGGAAGGTGCTCCCGCCACGGACAGGGCGGTCTCAGCATGCCGTGGCGCACCTGCCCGGCCCACCTCTGCATGAGCTGGGGCGTTCCGTCCCGGAACGCTGGGCCGAGTCAGGTCTCCATTCCACCACCtatcttctgcttctgcttctttttttttccttctcttcctcttttcctgtcctattttcttctttcggattatttctgttaatgttttacatttcattttaatttatctattaaCTTTTCCTTATCAATGTTTCGGATTGCCGCGGGGATTGATGTGCACCAGCTCTCCGCACTGTCTTGGGTCTGACAGGCGTACGCGTCCATGTGAAAGGTATACAGAGATCCCGCCCGTGAGGCTGTGCCCCCCGCCATCTCGGTGCTAAAGACACGGCATCTGCTACTCGACATGGATTATCGACTCCTCTAGGCAGTATTAGAATCTTTCTTTAAgcaatcatatatttttttaatcaagaagaaGGAAGATCTTTTCTATTTGCCCCAACATTTAGCATTTCTGGTGTCCTCCATTCTTTTGAGTTTCCATCTGGTGTAATAGCCCTTTAGCCTGAAGGACGTCACTCAGCATTTCTTGAAGGTCAGCTGGCAACAAATtcactcagttttatttttgtcagaAAATGTCCGTATTTGTCCTCGTTCTGAAGGACGTGTTCTCTGCATAGAGAACTCTGGGAGGCACAGAGTCCCCAGGTCACCCTGCTCCCACCCACAGTCCTGGGACCTAGGTCATCCCCCTCCTCCAGGAGGGTGGCGCCCGCTCCCTGTGGTCACCATGAGCTGGCGCCTTTGTCACCGTGGCCCCTATGGTGCATTCGGTGGCCAGGCGCTCGTGGACTGTGTGCTTGGCCGCTCCTCACGTTCCCAGGAGCCAGCTCACTGCACCGGGCACTAGAAGGTCCTCAGACGGAGCCACTGGCTGAGGCCCCGCTGGCAAaaaggccaggccaggcccagaATGGGGGTCGACTTCCCCCCAGATGGGTCCCTGACCTGAGGGGAGTGGGGGTCACAGGTCAGAACTCCCCCCCAAGGAACTGAGAAGCCAGGCTGCCAGGCAGTGCACAaagatgtgagtgggggagggacaggggaaggggaagggacaggaggaggggagatgctgggaggggaggaggaggacggaggagggagaggaggaagggggaggagagaaagagggagatgaaggagggaggaggaggagcgagGCCGGCTCTGGTGGGGGCTCCCCTGTTGGTGGGTGTTTGTCAAGGACATGGGGCCCCTCCTTTTCGGGAGGAGAGCTAGGACAACAAGGTCGTCCTTGGGGGGCTCAGGCGGTTTCTCAGGCCATGAGCGGGTTTCTCTCCTCTTGTAGGTTCTACCTCATCAGCGGAGGGGTGCCCTTCATCATCTGCGGGGTCACGGCCGCCACGAACATCAGGAACTATGGGACAGAGGATGAGGACGGGCCCTAGTGAGTATCTCCCCGTCAGTGGAGGACGCCCCAACCCCCCCGCACCCCCTGAAGCCCGGAGCACCGCGCTGTGGGGGGTGCCCAGCAGGACCACCGCCTGCCCCCCCACATGTCCCCCCCGCCCGCCAGCAGACCCCTCCCGGACACTGAGGGCCACATCTCCGGGGCCAGCTCAGAGCGTGGACGGGTCAGGCGCGGCACCCGGCACTCGGGCCCTTCCGGTCGTGCCCCCAGAAGGTCGGCCCTGCTCCCTTGGGGCTCCGGCAGTGGGTCCGAGGCCTTccggggcagggagagaaggcgTCACCGAAGAGAGGTGGGCGCGGGCCCCCCACAACCCCGACTGCAGGCGGTCTGGGTGCCAGCAGGGTGGCGGGCACGGCCGAGTCTGCGTCCCTGCCGTGCGAGAGGCCTCACGCGCTGCAGAGAAAGTCTCCCCGTGAGCTCTGGGAGGCAGGGACGGCGGGGCCGCCGGGCACTTGGCCCCAACGCCACGACTCACTGAGCCCTCTCCTCCCGCAGCTGCTGGATGGCCTGGGAGCCCAGCCTGGGCGCGTTCTACGGGCCGGCGGCCTTCATCGCGCTGGTCACCTGCGTGTACTTCCTGGGCACCTACGTCCAGCTGCGGCGCCACCCAGAGCGCAGGTACGAGCTCAGGCCGCGGGCGGAGGAGCAGCGGCGACTGGCAGTGCGCGAGGCCGGCCACAGCCCCGGGGCTCCGCCCGGCACGCCGCCCGCCTGCGACGCCCTGGCCGCCTCGCTGCTGCAGAACGAGCACTCACTCAAGGCCCAGCTGCGGGCCGCCGCCTTCACACTGTTCCTGTTCACGGCCACCTGGACCTTCGGGGCGCTGGCCGTGTCCCAGGGCCACTTCCTGGACATGATCTTCAGCTGCCTGTACGGCGCCTTCTGCGTGACGCTGGGGCTCTTCGTGCTCATCCACCACTGTGCCAAGAGAGACGACGTGTGGCAGTGCTGGTGGGCCTGCCGCCCCTCCCGCGGCATCGCCACGCTCGGCGCCCGCCCCACGCTCGACACCAACGGGGACGCGCTGGGACCCGTGGCCTGCCGGCGGGACTCGCCGCGTCCGGGCAAACCGCGGGGCTTtggccccccccccgccggccacTGCAAAATGACCAACCTGCAGGCGGCCCGGGGCCACGTCAGCTGCCTGTCACCGGCCACGCCGTGCTGCGCCAAGATGCACGGTGAGCGGCCGACGGAGGACGCGGCCCACGTCCACGTGCACGAGGAGGACCCCTTCGGGCACGACCCGCACCTGCACGGCTGCCTCCAGGGCAGAACTAAGCCCCCCTACTTCGGCCGCCACCCGGGGGCCGCAACGCAGGAGTGCGCCTACCACGTCCCGTCCAGCCCGGACGGCAGCCCCCTCAGCTCGCGCACGGACAGCGCCCCCAGCTCGCTGGAGGGCCCGGTGGGGGCACATGCGCTGGCCTGCTGCGCCCAGGGCGACCCCTTCGCCCTGGTCAGCCAGCCCGAGGGCAGCGACACGGCGCTCTACGGCTGCCCGCGGAGGCCAGCCAGGGCGGCGGCCCACGGCCCGGCCCACTTCGAGATGCTCCGGAGGACGCAGTCCCTGCCC
This window of the Prionailurus viverrinus isolate Anna chromosome D2, UM_Priviv_1.0, whole genome shotgun sequence genome carries:
- the ADGRA1 gene encoding adhesion G protein-coupled receptor A1 — its product is MSAGPGSDSLSRCSARGAVAGLQSCNLLITPLASSEWKTAPRHRELATARRHRAAQRWGSRCLCLNRWRQPRDPHPPHRRPEAPGPGLDPTATVWDLDLRDGHGGRRGGGCHIIGSAATPLRPHSGCRSFAGLMDLKTVLSLPQDPGEFLHPVVYACTAVMLLCLLASVITYVVHQNAIRISRKGRHTLLNFCFHAALTFTVFAGGVNRTKYPILCQAVGILLHYSTLATMLWIGVTARNIYKQVTKKAPPCPRQPLLRFYLISGGVPFIICGVTAATNIRNYGTEDEDGPYCWMAWEPSLGAFYGPAAFIALVTCVYFLGTYVQLRRHPERRYELRPRAEEQRRLAVREAGHSPGAPPGTPPACDALAASLLQNEHSLKAQLRAAAFTLFLFTATWTFGALAVSQGHFLDMIFSCLYGAFCVTLGLFVLIHHCAKRDDVWQCWWACRPSRGIATLGARPTLDTNGDALGPVACRRDSPRPGKPRGFGPPPAGHCKMTNLQAARGHVSCLSPATPCCAKMHGERPTEDAAHVHVHEEDPFGHDPHLHGCLQGRTKPPYFGRHPGAATQECAYHVPSSPDGSPLSSRTDSAPSSLEGPVGAHALACCAQGDPFALVSQPEGSDTALYGCPRRPARAAAHGPAHFEMLRRTQSLPFGGPGQNGLLQGDMCEVLSFSADGTGNIRTGPWKNETTV